The Janthinobacterium lividum genome has a window encoding:
- a CDS encoding MFS transporter, whose product MSTSPYAAAETAVHHPWLAVTAVGMATFSVVTTEMLPVGLLTPIADTLDTSTGTAGLMISLPALLAALFAPLVVIVSGSLDRRKILCGLLSLLVIANIASALAQNMAWMLAARVLVGFCMGGIWAIAGGLASRLVPARSSGLATSIIFGGVAAASVLGVPLGAQIGDFAGWRWAFGVMALLSGLVLALHLAVIPPLPTASSTTLRQFGKQLRNRQLQAGLLLTLLLVTSHFMAFTFVRPLLLSVSGFDAQWLGVLLFSYGFAGIIGNFLAGVVAARRTAPTITAISGGLLLTPLLFLAVGDSGIGGGMVLLAWGLAYGGVSVGLMTLMMKAAPGAVEIVSALYVGIFNIGIALGAWTGGQAVDRLGLSANLWLAAGCAAAALLLSFGIGFVEAEKQPGAARN is encoded by the coding sequence ATGAGTACGTCTCCCTACGCTGCCGCAGAAACCGCTGTCCACCACCCTTGGTTGGCGGTCACCGCTGTCGGCATGGCCACCTTTTCGGTAGTGACGACGGAAATGCTCCCGGTCGGCCTGTTGACGCCGATTGCTGACACCCTGGACACCTCTACCGGAACGGCCGGCCTGATGATCTCGCTGCCGGCATTGCTGGCGGCCTTGTTCGCGCCGCTGGTCGTGATCGTATCGGGAAGCCTGGACAGGCGCAAAATTCTCTGTGGTTTGCTGAGTCTATTGGTGATCGCGAACATTGCCTCGGCCTTGGCGCAGAACATGGCGTGGATGCTGGCTGCACGTGTTCTCGTCGGTTTTTGCATGGGCGGAATCTGGGCCATTGCCGGTGGCCTCGCTTCCCGGCTTGTTCCTGCTCGCTCAAGCGGCCTGGCAACGTCGATTATCTTCGGTGGAGTCGCGGCCGCTTCTGTGCTGGGTGTGCCGCTAGGCGCACAAATCGGCGACTTTGCAGGATGGCGCTGGGCCTTCGGCGTCATGGCGCTGTTGAGCGGCCTGGTACTGGCGCTGCATCTGGCCGTCATTCCCCCACTGCCCACTGCCAGTTCGACGACCTTGCGCCAATTCGGCAAACAGTTGCGCAACAGGCAGTTGCAAGCGGGGCTGCTTCTGACGCTGTTGCTGGTGACCAGCCATTTCATGGCCTTTACCTTCGTGCGCCCGCTACTGCTGTCAGTGTCTGGGTTTGATGCGCAATGGCTGGGCGTACTGCTGTTTTCCTACGGCTTCGCGGGCATCATTGGAAACTTCCTGGCCGGTGTGGTTGCGGCGCGGCGCACGGCGCCAACCATCACCGCCATCTCGGGCGGCCTGCTGCTCACGCCGCTACTATTCCTGGCTGTCGGCGACTCCGGCATCGGCGGCGGCATGGTGTTGCTGGCTTGGGGACTGGCCTACGGTGGCGTATCGGTCGGACTGATGACCTTGATGATGAAGGCGGCGCCCGGGGCCGTGGAGATAGTCTCTGCCCTGTACGTGGGTATTTTCAATATTGGCATTGCGCTCGGCGCATGGACCGGTGGCCAAGCCGTGGACAGGCTGGGCCTCTCAGCCAACCTCTGGCTTGCCGCAGGATGCGCCGCTGCCGCCTTGCTGCTGTCTTTTGGCATCGGCTTTGTTGAAGCCGAAAAGCAGCCTGGCGCTGCACGGAATTGA
- a CDS encoding acyl-CoA dehydrogenase family protein: protein MDLHYTAEESAFRDTVRIFLDTHLPADLQRKVRQHLRLNRDDYVRWHKIVAQQGWAAPAWPVEYGGTGWTAVQRHIWEDECARAATPPILPFGINMVAPVIMAFANAEQKAYYLPRILNCDDWWCQGYSEPGAGSDLASLKTTAQRDGDQYIVNGQKTWTTLGQHADMIFCLVRTDSTVRKQEGISFLLIDMKTPGITVRPIIMLDEEHEVNEVFFDNVRVPVSNLVGQENKGWTYAKYLLGHERTGIAAVGRSKRELTFLKQLAMQQNKRGAPLLHDPAFAAKVATLEIELMALEMTVLRVISEEGKGPGPQASMLKVRGSELQQQLTELMVEALGPQALPFDPDFLDGSAPHSSGGDDLAAPLAAYYFNYRKTSIYGGSNEIQKNIITQMILGL, encoded by the coding sequence ATGGACCTGCATTACACGGCCGAAGAGAGCGCCTTCCGCGACACGGTGCGCATCTTCCTCGACACCCATTTGCCGGCGGACTTGCAGCGCAAGGTGCGCCAGCATCTGCGCCTGAACCGCGACGATTACGTGCGCTGGCATAAGATTGTCGCGCAGCAAGGCTGGGCCGCGCCGGCCTGGCCCGTCGAATATGGCGGCACGGGCTGGACGGCCGTGCAGCGTCATATCTGGGAAGACGAGTGCGCGCGCGCCGCCACGCCCCCGATTTTGCCTTTCGGCATCAACATGGTGGCGCCCGTCATCATGGCCTTCGCCAACGCCGAACAAAAAGCTTATTATCTGCCGCGCATCCTGAACTGCGACGACTGGTGGTGCCAGGGGTATTCCGAGCCGGGCGCCGGTTCCGACTTGGCTTCCCTGAAAACCACGGCCCAGCGCGATGGCGACCAGTACATCGTAAATGGCCAGAAAACCTGGACCACGCTCGGCCAGCACGCGGACATGATCTTTTGCCTGGTGCGCACGGACAGCACGGTGCGCAAGCAGGAAGGCATCAGTTTCTTGTTGATCGACATGAAAACGCCGGGTATCACTGTGCGTCCCATCATCATGCTCGATGAAGAACATGAAGTGAACGAAGTCTTCTTCGACAACGTGCGCGTGCCCGTCAGCAATCTGGTCGGACAGGAAAACAAGGGCTGGACCTATGCCAAGTATTTGCTGGGGCACGAGCGCACGGGCATCGCCGCCGTGGGCCGCTCGAAGCGCGAGCTGACTTTCCTCAAGCAGCTGGCCATGCAGCAGAATAAGCGCGGTGCGCCGCTGCTGCACGATCCCGCCTTTGCAGCCAAGGTCGCTACCCTGGAAATCGAATTGATGGCGCTGGAAATGACGGTCTTGCGCGTCATCAGTGAAGAAGGCAAGGGGCCGGGACCGCAGGCGTCGATGCTGAAAGTGCGCGGTTCGGAGCTGCAGCAGCAGCTGACGGAACTGATGGTCGAAGCCCTCGGCCCGCAAGCCTTGCCCTTCGATCCTGACTTCCTCGACGGCAGCGCGCCGCACAGCAGTGGCGGCGACGACCTGGCCGCGCCGCTGGCCGCGTATTACTTCAATTACCGCAAGACATCGATCTATGGCGGCTCGAATGAAATCCAGAAAAACATCATCACGCAGATGATCCTGGGCCTGTAA
- a CDS encoding TetR/AcrR family transcriptional regulator, producing MVRRTRVEMEETRASLLATARKVFSERGYAGTSMDDLTAQAGLTRGALYHHFGDKKGLLLAVVEQIDAEMDDRLQTISDSAGDLWEGFRSRCRAYLEMALEPEIQRIVLRDARAVLGGASPDSQRHCLESMQGLIHELTQQGIVADACPRALASLIYGSLAEAAFWIADGDEGNARLIKAVTALELLLRGLLLKR from the coding sequence ATGGTTCGCCGCACCCGTGTAGAAATGGAAGAAACCCGAGCATCGTTGCTGGCCACTGCACGCAAAGTTTTCAGCGAGCGCGGTTATGCCGGTACGTCAATGGATGACCTCACCGCGCAGGCAGGGCTGACGCGTGGTGCGCTGTATCATCACTTCGGTGACAAGAAGGGCTTGCTGCTGGCGGTGGTAGAACAGATCGACGCAGAAATGGATGACCGTTTGCAAACCATCTCCGACAGCGCCGGCGACCTGTGGGAAGGCTTTCGCAGCCGGTGCCGTGCCTATCTGGAGATGGCCCTGGAACCGGAAATTCAGCGCATCGTTTTGCGCGATGCCAGGGCGGTCCTGGGCGGCGCTTCACCGGACTCGCAGCGCCATTGCCTCGAGTCGATGCAAGGGCTTATCCACGAGCTGACTCAGCAAGGCATCGTGGCCGACGCCTGCCCACGGGCATTGGCTTCGCTGATCTACGGCAGTCTGGCAGAAGCGGCGTTCTGGATCGCAGACGGTGACGAAGGCAATGCGCGGCTGATAAAAGCAGTGACTGCGTTGGAATTGCTACTACGCGGGCTGCTGCTTAAAAGGTAA